The region TTCTCGAACTCCTGGAGACGTTCGAGTGACCATTTCACCGCCTCGGCGTCCAGTGGGTCCCCGTTGTGGAACGTCATGTTCTCGTGGAGCGTGAAGACGTACGTCGTGTTGTCGGGGATTTCCCAGTCCTTCGCGGCGTCGCCGACGATCTTCTTCTCCTGGCTGAGCTTCAGGAGGCCGTTGAAGACGTTCGACTGGATCTCCATCTGGGCGCCCTTATCCACTAGATGCGGATCGAGGCTATCAAGGTTGTCCGTCAGCATACCCATCTTGACGGTGCCGCCCATCTTCGCGGAGCCCTCCATCTCGGTTTCGTCGGTATCGCTGCTACCACCGCCGCTACTGTCGTTCTCGCCACCGCCGCCGCCGCCGCCGCCACCGGTACACCCCGCGAAGGACGAACTGATACCTGCAGCCCCCATCAATCGCATGGCGGTCCGCCGGTCGATCTCCGGCCCTTCTAAGGCCGACCTGTCGAACTGTGTTTCATCATCGCTCTTGGGTAGAGGATTGTTGGTCAGTTCTCAGCAGTAGCTGGAAGTCACAGCGGGCAAGGGTGACACGAACGTGTCACCCGACAAACGATGTTCCCAATCAAGACGTTTGTCTCGGAGCGTCGGGCTGCGAACCTGCTGGCACAGGTTCGCTGGCGTGACGGCGTCTATTGCCCATGCTGCCGTGCCGAATCCGTGATTCGGTACGGCAGCTATCGAGTGTTCCAGCGATACCTGTGTAAAAATTGCGACCGTACGTTCAACGATCAGACTGGCACGGTTTTTGAACACTCAGCGGTTGCGCTCAGAAAGTGGTTCCTCGCTGTCTACACCTATATCCGCTTCAACACGAGTCTCAGACAGCTTGACGTGGAGATCGACGTTTCCTACAAGACAATCTACCGGCGCGTCCAGCGCTTCCTGCGGGCGCTGGACGCGCCTCTACCACACCTTGAAGGTCCTGTTGAGATCGACGAGCTATACGTGAAAGCCGGACTCAAAGGCCGCGAGCGCGACCAGCCGTCGCGCTCGCGTGGGCTGTCCACGCGCGGGCGTGGAACATACGACAAGGACAAGCCACCCGTATTTATTCTCGCTGATCGCGGCACCGGTGAGCGGTACGTGATCCCAGCGAAAACCGCCGATGAATCGACGATTCGACTCCTACTGGCTAACCGCCAACAGGAGTCGTTGACAGTCTATACTGACGGTTTTCGGGCGTATGAACCGCTTGAAGAGGACGACGCATTCACTCGTGAATACGTCGTCCATGGCGACGGCGAGTACGTTGACGGAGACGTTCATGTGAACACCTGCGAGAGCCATGGATCGCTGGTGCGATCCTGGCTCTCGCCCCATCGAGGTGTCTCCAAGGACAAACTGACGCTATATCTCAGAGCGTTTCAGCTTCGCCGTGAAGTCTTTCGAAAACCAGGAGAAGAAGGTCTAAAAAGTATCCTCGCTGCTGCACTATGACTCACCAACAATCTCCGCCACAAGAGCGGAACCATTAAGAAGGAGGTGGCCGTTATACCGTGTGCAATGTCATCAATCAGCGAGCAGTTCGAGGGGTCGACGGAGGAGTGTATCGACAACTGCCACGAGGCCGTGAAGGTCTGTGAGCACTGCGCCGACGCGTGCGCCGGCCACGGCGAGGAGATGGCCGAGTGTCTCCGGCTCTGTCGTGACGTCGCCGAAATCGCCTCGACGTGCGCGAAGCTCTGCGCCCGCGATT is a window of halophilic archaeon DL31 DNA encoding:
- a CDS encoding transposase (ISH4) (KEGG: hsl:OE8033R transposase (ISH4)), with protein sequence MFPIKTFVSERRAANLLAQVRWRDGVYCPCCRAESVIRYGSYRVFQRYLCKNCDRTFNDQTGTVFEHSAVALRKWFLAVYTYIRFNTSLRQLDVEIDVSYKTIYRRVQRFLRALDAPLPHLEGPVEIDELYVKAGLKGRERDQPSRSRGLSTRGRGTYDKDKPPVFILADRGTGERYVIPAKTADESTIRLLLANRQQESLTVYTDGFRAYEPLEEDDAFTREYVVHGDGEYVDGDVHVNTCESHGSLVRSWLSPHRGVSKDKLTLYLRAFQLRREVFRKPGEEGLKSILAAAL
- a CDS encoding hypothetical protein (KEGG: hje:HacjB3_19093 hypothetical protein); translated protein: MSSISEQFEGSTEECIDNCHEAVKVCEHCADACAGHGEEMAECLRLCRDVAEIASTCAKLCARDSTFNGDIAEVCAEVCEACADECEGHDHDHCQACVEPLRECAETCRSMA